GCCGGCGTCGGTGGCCCGGGCCAGTTCGTGCGCGTCCAGCAGGGCGCGCTTGACGGCCGGGGTCAGGGCCAGCGACGCGGGCGCCGGTCCCTGGCCCGGCCTGTGCCGCTCGGGGCCGGACCGTTCGTCGATCTCCCCGGCCAGCGCGTCGGGGTCGGCGCCCGCGCGGGCCACCAGACTTCGGGTCGGCTCGGCGGTGAGCGCGGCGCGCAGCAGGTGCTGGGTGTCCAGGTCGCCGCTGCCGCGCCGGGCCGCGTACGCCGCCGCGTCCGCCACGAGGCGGCGGGCCGGGCCGCTCATCAGCCGGCCGATCTCGATCCGCTGCGGGTGCGGGCCGCCGAAGAAGCGGGCGAAGAACTCGGTGAAGGGGTCCGGGCCGTAGCCCTCGGGCCTCGGGATTCCGCTGTTCATTCGCCCTCGGGTTCCCGGGTGGGGCGGGGCTACACGGGGGGTTTGGGGCGGGTGGGGTGCGTGGTCGGGTGCGGGTGCGTGGGGCTTCTCGCGCAGTTCCCCGCGCCCCTGAAAGCGGCCTGCGGCCCTTTCGGGGAAAAGCACGGGGCGTAGCCCCTGCTTTTCAGGGGCGCGGGGAACTGCGCGACCAGCCCCCACCGGGCCCGCACCCGCCGACGAACCCGCACCCCCACCTTTCAGGCGCCCTCACCGAGCGGTCAGCACCCGCGCCCCCGCCGCCGTGATCGCCACCGTGTGCTCCGCGTGCGCCGCCCGGGACCCGTCGTCCGTGCGCAGCGTCCACCCGTCCGGAGCCGCGTGATACCCGTCGCCACCCCCACCGATCACCATCGGCTCGATCGCCAGCACCATCCCGTGCCGCAACCGCATCCCCCGCCCGGGCCGCCCCTCGTTCGGCACGGCGGGATCCTCGTGCATCCGGCGGCCGATCCCATGGCCGCCGAACCCGTCGGGAATCCCGTACCCGGCGGCACGGCACACGGTGCCGATCGCGTGCGCGATGTCGCCGATGCGGTTGCCGACGACGGCCGCCTCGATACCCGCCGCCAGCGCGCGTTCGGCCGTCTCGACGAGCCGCAGGTCGGCCGCGCGGGGCGTGCCCACCACGAAGCTGATCGCCGAGTCCCCGGCCCAGCCGCCGAGTTCGGCGCCGTAGTCGACGGAGAGGAGGTCACCGTCGCGCAGCCGGTACGACGTCGGGATGCCGTGCACGATCGCGTCGTTCACGGAGGCGCAGATCACCGCGGGGAAGGGCGTGGGCGCGAAGGAGGGGCGGTAGCCCAGGAAGGGCGACGACGCGCCTGCCTTCCGCAGCACCTCGTGCGCCACCTCGTCCAGTTCGAGCAGGGAGACCCCCACGGCTGCGGCCTCCCGCACCGCGCTGAGCCCTTGCCCCACGACCTGCCCGGTCTCGTACATCGCGTCGATCGACGCATCCGTCTTCAGTTCCACCATGCCAATTACTATACCGATCGTTGCCCAATTAATATACCGGTCGGCCGCTGGGGGTCGGTATTAGAATGGGTGCATGGTGCGCACCCCACTGACCCCCGAAGAGCGCGAACGCGGCGAGCGGCTCGGCCGGTTGCTGCGCGAGGCCCGCGGCGGTCGCAGCATGGCGGAGATCGCCGCCGGCGCCGGTCTCTCCGCCGAGACCCTCCGGAAGATCGAGACCGGCCGTGCCCCCACCCCGGCCTTCTTCACGATCGCCGCCCTCGCCCGCACGCTCGGGCTGTCCATGGACGAGCTGGTCACGCGCTGCGCACCAACCGAGGCGACCACCCCGACGGCCGCCGCGGTGGCCTGAGCCGCGCCGCCGCGCACAGCACACTGCGTCCACTCTGAAAACTTCACGTAGCCCTCCTGTAACACAACTGGTGTTTTCTTGCCGACCGGAGCACTCCAGTCGGCCGGGGAGCATGCGATGGCGGTGGATCAACTCCCGGGACAGGTGCGGGAGTTCGCGGGATACCTGAACAAGCTGATGACGAAGCTGGACCAGGGCGGCGGCTGGTGCGCCGTCTTCTGGCAACGGGACCCCGACGGGATGCGAGCCTGCCTCGACGGCCTGGAGGTGCCGCCCTGGGACGTCGT
The sequence above is drawn from the Streptomyces griseiscabiei genome and encodes:
- the map gene encoding type I methionyl aminopeptidase: MVELKTDASIDAMYETGQVVGQGLSAVREAAAVGVSLLELDEVAHEVLRKAGASSPFLGYRPSFAPTPFPAVICASVNDAIVHGIPTSYRLRDGDLLSVDYGAELGGWAGDSAISFVVGTPRAADLRLVETAERALAAGIEAAVVGNRIGDIAHAIGTVCRAAGYGIPDGFGGHGIGRRMHEDPAVPNEGRPGRGMRLRHGMVLAIEPMVIGGGGDGYHAAPDGWTLRTDDGSRAAHAEHTVAITAAGARVLTAR
- a CDS encoding helix-turn-helix domain-containing protein, coding for MVRTPLTPEERERGERLGRLLREARGGRSMAEIAAGAGLSAETLRKIETGRAPTPAFFTIAALARTLGLSMDELVTRCAPTEATTPTAAAVA